From a single Francisella halioticida genomic region:
- the cydC gene encoding heme ABC transporter ATP-binding protein/permease CydC, which produces MKNLIPFIKLFKNQAQWMLLGTLLAWSAILMGIGLMSLSGWFISYTGYLATTTYAIATSFNYFYPAAGVRSFSLGRIVSRYGERVLTHEATFRILTDIRVWFYEKLEPLAPSHLHKYKSGDLLTRLVNDIAALDNLYVRILSPTIVFILASVTVALLFCFFSFTLALLTFVALLFIGFVIPLFSSVLAMKKSYSLNNISAELKTNITEHVNSLAELKIFDLDGKHFEKIRQQNSNLLKQEEKISIISGFSSALMTLALGLTVVMVTIFAVNLTQQGYINGAFIALIFLAIMAVFESIMPLPLAYQYLGKTLSASRRILNITDAKPDIEFSDTELDVNQSNIDFKNVSFGYTSEQSVLKDFSLEIIENQKVAFFAPTGRGKSTIINLLARFWDTNSGEIFIGNRNIKEFSEDQLRNLMTIINQSPHIFNTTIRENLLLAKSDATDEELKSALEKVQLKDYLESLPKGLDTWTGELGRHLSGGQQKRLALARAFLQDKPILILDEPTEGLDKNTENLVFKNLLELMNSKTVIFITHNAKLLDNFDKVIKF; this is translated from the coding sequence ATGAAAAATTTAATTCCTTTTATAAAACTATTTAAAAATCAAGCTCAGTGGATGCTATTAGGTACATTATTAGCTTGGTCTGCAATACTTATGGGTATTGGACTAATGTCATTATCAGGCTGGTTTATTTCGTATACTGGTTACCTAGCTACAACAACCTACGCTATAGCAACATCATTTAATTATTTTTATCCAGCGGCTGGGGTGCGCTCTTTTTCTCTGGGTAGGATTGTCAGTAGATATGGCGAGAGAGTCTTAACTCATGAAGCTACTTTTAGAATTTTAACAGATATACGTGTTTGGTTTTATGAAAAATTAGAACCTTTAGCCCCATCGCATTTACATAAATATAAAAGTGGTGATTTACTTACAAGATTAGTTAATGATATAGCTGCTTTAGATAATTTATATGTGCGTATTTTATCTCCAACGATAGTATTTATTTTGGCATCAGTTACCGTAGCACTATTATTCTGTTTTTTTAGTTTTACATTAGCCTTATTAACTTTTGTAGCATTACTCTTTATAGGTTTTGTTATTCCCTTATTTAGTAGTGTCCTTGCTATGAAAAAATCATATAGTCTTAACAATATTAGTGCAGAGTTGAAAACAAATATTACAGAACATGTAAACTCTCTTGCTGAGCTAAAAATATTTGATTTGGATGGTAAACATTTTGAAAAAATAAGACAACAAAATTCAAACTTACTCAAGCAAGAAGAAAAAATTAGTATTATAAGTGGTTTTAGTAGTGCACTGATGACTTTAGCATTAGGTTTAACAGTAGTTATGGTAACTATATTTGCAGTTAATCTAACTCAACAAGGATATATCAACGGAGCTTTTATTGCTTTAATATTTCTTGCTATTATGGCTGTTTTTGAGTCAATTATGCCTTTACCTCTAGCATATCAATATTTAGGTAAAACTTTATCTGCATCAAGAAGAATCTTAAATATTACTGATGCAAAACCAGATATTGAGTTTTCAGATACCGAGTTAGATGTTAACCAGTCTAATATTGATTTTAAAAATGTTAGCTTTGGCTATACTTCTGAGCAATCTGTGTTAAAAGACTTTTCTTTAGAAATTATAGAGAATCAAAAAGTTGCTTTTTTTGCTCCAACTGGTAGAGGTAAGTCGACAATTATTAATCTACTAGCGAGGTTTTGGGATACTAATAGTGGAGAAATTTTTATTGGAAATAGAAATATTAAAGAATTTAGTGAAGATCAGTTAAGAAATTTAATGACGATAATAAACCAGTCGCCACATATTTTTAATACAACGATTAGAGAAAATTTATTACTTGCTAAATCTGATGCAACAGATGAAGAGCTTAAATCAGCTTTAGAAAAAGTTCAGCTAAAAGATTATCTAGAGTCATTACCAAAAGGTTTAGATACATGGACAGGTGAGCTTGGTAGGCATTTATCTGGAGGACAACAAAAACGTCTTGCTCTTGCTAGAGCTTTCTTACAAGATAAACCTATTCTTATCTTAGATGAACCAACAGAGGGTCTAGATAAAAATACTGAGAACTTGGTATTTAAAAACCTACTAGAGCTTATGAATAGTAAGACAGTTATTTTTATTACGCATAATGCTAAGCTTTTAGATAATTTTGATAAGGTTATAAAATTTTAG
- the cydD gene encoding heme ABC transporter permease/ATP-binding protein CydD codes for MISEASKEDKKSARSWLKDVALPAKKWIKLTITIAFLSGMLLIGQLYLLAHISYDAYLQKSSLVELSSYFIGIVLIVIVRAGLSWLREIVSYKAAIIVKKQIREDIIVHINKLGPIQLNKTSNANVISSAMEQVEGLTGFLTKFLPQITLSGLMPLAILVFIFPQSIVCGIILLICAPLIPLFMIIVGLGAESENQKHFKTLARMSMTFLDTLKGLTTLKLFNKNKSHNQIIHEASDTYRVRTMKVLKIAFLSSAVLELFAAASIALVAIYLGMGFINAGADNNIWWALHNLNLQGALFVLLLAPEFFMPLRELSTHYHAKAEAVGAALEISKIFEMRPSSIDRNTIFNDKVNSIYLQNLTVKYGDEIAINNISLEINRGEKVAVVGASGAGKTTLINTLLGFIEYQGNILINDDVELNKIEEKSWLKNISWLGQNSSLFKGSIRENLLLANINATDDDINKAAMDTDLKDFIDSLDKGFLTQVGEQNIGVSGGQAQRLALARAYLKPHDILILDEPTASLDKTSEEKIISSLVQNWQDKTVIILTHKLNFLECVDKIVVLNNGQISEIGSFDKLVSNKNSYFYHFYKNEVTI; via the coding sequence ATGATTTCAGAAGCTTCAAAAGAAGATAAAAAATCAGCTAGAAGCTGGCTTAAAGATGTTGCTCTTCCAGCTAAAAAATGGATTAAGTTAACAATAACAATAGCCTTTTTAAGTGGGATGTTACTAATTGGTCAGTTATACTTATTGGCCCATATTTCATATGATGCTTATTTACAAAAATCAAGTTTAGTGGAGTTAAGTAGTTATTTCATTGGAATAGTCTTGATTGTTATTGTTAGAGCAGGATTAAGCTGGTTAAGGGAGATAGTTAGTTATAAAGCAGCAATAATTGTTAAAAAGCAGATTCGTGAAGATATTATTGTGCATATAAATAAGCTTGGACCAATACAGTTAAATAAAACTTCAAATGCTAATGTAATAAGCAGTGCTATGGAGCAAGTAGAGGGTTTAACAGGTTTCTTAACTAAATTTTTGCCTCAGATAACTCTTTCAGGGCTTATGCCTTTAGCTATATTAGTATTTATATTTCCACAAAGTATAGTTTGCGGAATAATTTTATTAATATGCGCACCTTTGATACCTCTTTTTATGATAATTGTTGGTTTAGGTGCAGAGTCTGAAAATCAAAAACATTTTAAAACTCTCGCTAGAATGAGTATGACTTTCTTAGATACTTTAAAAGGGCTTACAACATTAAAGCTTTTTAATAAAAATAAATCCCATAATCAAATAATCCACGAGGCATCTGATACTTATAGAGTTCGGACTATGAAAGTTTTAAAGATAGCTTTTTTATCATCTGCTGTCTTAGAGCTTTTTGCAGCAGCCTCAATTGCTTTGGTAGCTATATACTTAGGAATGGGTTTTATAAATGCTGGAGCAGATAATAATATTTGGTGGGCATTACATAACTTAAATCTTCAAGGGGCATTATTTGTACTTTTATTAGCACCAGAATTTTTCATGCCACTACGTGAATTAAGCACTCATTACCATGCAAAGGCTGAAGCTGTTGGAGCTGCTTTGGAGATATCGAAGATCTTTGAGATGCGACCTTCATCTATAGATAGGAATACCATATTTAATGATAAGGTCAATAGTATTTATCTACAAAACTTAACAGTTAAATATGGAGATGAAATAGCAATTAATAATATTTCTCTAGAAATAAATAGGGGAGAAAAGGTTGCAGTAGTAGGAGCTAGTGGAGCTGGTAAAACTACGTTAATAAATACTTTACTTGGCTTTATAGAATATCAAGGTAACATTCTAATTAACGATGATGTGGAGCTTAATAAGATAGAGGAAAAATCTTGGTTAAAAAATATATCTTGGCTTGGACAAAACTCTTCGTTATTTAAAGGTTCAATTAGAGAAAATTTATTATTAGCAAATATAAACGCTACAGATGATGATATTAATAAAGCAGCTATGGATACTGATTTAAAAGATTTTATAGATTCACTAGATAAAGGCTTTTTGACACAAGTTGGTGAGCAAAATATTGGTGTATCAGGAGGGCAAGCTCAAAGACTTGCTTTAGCTAGAGCTTACTTAAAACCTCATGATATCTTGATTTTAGATGAACCCACAGCAAGCTTAGATAAAACTAGTGAAGAGAAAATTATTAGCTCATTAGTACAAAATTGGCAAGATAAGACTGTCATTATACTAACTCATAAATTAAATTTCTTAGAATGCGTTGATAAAATAGTTGTTTTAAATAATGGGCAGATATCTGAAATAGGTTCTTTTGATAAGTTAGTTAGCAATAAAAATAGCTACTTTTATCATTTCTATAAGAATGAGGTGACAATATGA